The following proteins come from a genomic window of Natronosalvus vescus:
- a CDS encoding fructosamine kinase family protein: MKGELEAALSAALDSTPERVTELEGGMIGSVFRVALEDGRTVVAKTGETPLETEAFMLRYLADEGDLHVPDVYHASDDLLVLEHVAGATAHDDRVARDAAIHLASLHEISEDGFGFPRDTLTGPVRQPNQWTDSWLEFYRDQRLRHVASLAADPRRGSGILPSDTRSRVEAVADDLEALLEGHATEPSLIHGDVWRTNILSRGGWVTAFLDPATYYADPEIELAYVDWTDTFGSAFFDAYERRRGIRDGFWNRRRFVYRLYPLLVHVHLFGGAYLDELEGTLTGLGY; this comes from the coding sequence GTGAAGGGAGAACTCGAGGCGGCGCTGTCCGCTGCGCTCGACTCGACCCCCGAGCGCGTTACCGAACTCGAGGGCGGGATGATCGGCTCCGTTTTCAGGGTCGCGCTCGAGGACGGCCGAACGGTCGTCGCCAAAACTGGCGAGACGCCCCTCGAGACCGAGGCGTTCATGCTTCGCTACCTCGCCGACGAGGGCGACCTTCACGTCCCCGACGTGTACCACGCGAGCGACGACCTGCTCGTGCTCGAGCACGTCGCGGGAGCGACAGCTCACGACGACCGAGTGGCCCGGGACGCTGCGATCCACCTCGCGTCGCTCCACGAAATCAGCGAGGACGGCTTCGGCTTTCCGCGGGACACCCTCACCGGGCCGGTTCGCCAGCCCAACCAGTGGACGGACTCGTGGCTCGAGTTCTATCGTGACCAACGGCTTCGACACGTCGCGTCACTCGCGGCTGATCCGCGACGGGGGTCGGGGATTCTACCGTCGGACACACGGAGCCGGGTCGAGGCCGTCGCCGACGATCTCGAGGCACTGCTCGAGGGTCATGCGACGGAACCTTCGTTGATCCACGGCGACGTCTGGCGAACGAACATCCTCTCTCGAGGCGGATGGGTGACGGCATTTCTCGATCCCGCAACGTACTACGCCGATCCGGAGATCGAACTGGCGTACGTCGACTGGACGGACACCTTCGGCTCGGCTTTCTTCGACGCGTACGAGCGGCGGCGCGGTATTCGCGACGGGTTCTGGAACCGGCGTCGGTTCGTTTATCGCCTCTATCCGCTGCTCGTCCACGTCCACCTCTTCGGTGGGGCATACCTGGACGAACTCGAGGGGACGTTGACGGGGCTCGGGTACTAG
- a CDS encoding sensor domain-containing protein has protein sequence MNTWQRRSRHLETFVSVVAERQTYRNLAYLLLAIPLGFAYYVGMLFGFVLGIILVLAIVGIPLVVLSLIGSRYVVDFERRLTNALLATEIEAPNDVPSVSDDGIISTVVGLIRAESTWRGLGFLVLKSVIAFVAFLFLFIAGFTALALTLAPLSSSVEIWEVWTIETRWESALAVPIGVVVGVLVLHAINAIADITSTIAVALLGTAHGSANAESVSANGDGQKPGKP, from the coding sequence ATGAACACCTGGCAGCGCCGCTCGAGACACCTCGAGACCTTCGTGAGCGTCGTCGCTGAGCGCCAGACCTACCGAAACCTGGCGTACCTGCTGCTGGCGATTCCGCTCGGATTTGCCTACTACGTCGGTATGCTGTTCGGGTTCGTCCTCGGGATCATTCTGGTGCTCGCTATCGTCGGCATCCCGCTGGTCGTCCTCTCCCTAATCGGGTCGCGGTACGTCGTCGATTTCGAACGGCGACTCACGAACGCCTTGCTCGCGACCGAAATCGAGGCTCCAAACGACGTCCCATCGGTCAGCGACGATGGGATCATCTCGACCGTCGTCGGGCTGATCCGTGCGGAATCGACGTGGAGAGGGCTGGGCTTTCTCGTCCTCAAATCGGTGATCGCGTTCGTGGCGTTTCTGTTCCTCTTCATCGCCGGGTTTACCGCGCTCGCACTCACGCTCGCTCCGCTCAGCAGTTCAGTCGAGATCTGGGAGGTCTGGACGATCGAGACGCGCTGGGAGTCCGCCCTGGCCGTCCCGATTGGGGTCGTTGTCGGCGTGCTCGTTCTCCACGCGATCAACGCGATCGCTGACATTACGTCGACGATTGCGGTGGCGTTACTCGGCACCGCTCACGGATCGGCGAACGCCGAGAGCGTCTCCGCGAACGGTGATGGCCAGAAACCGGGAAAACCGTGA
- the acnA gene encoding aconitate hydratase AcnA, which produces MTEDTTADPFGAIRELERDGETYKYADLTVLEEEGLCDLSSLPVSIRVLLESVLRNVDGEMVTESDVKNAASWQPEVPDVEVPFSPSRVVLQDLTGVPAVVDLAALRSAADRAGEDPTIVEPEVPCDLVIDHSVQVDYFGSADAYEKNVEIEYERNEERYRAIKWAEQAFEDFNVVPPGTGIVHQVNLEYLGQVVHDREIGGDQWLLPDTLVGTDSHTPMINGIGVVGWGVGGIEAEAALLGQPITMTLPEVVGVELTGELSEGVTATDLVLHITEKLRQVGVVDKFVEFFGPGVSQLSVADRATISNMAPEQGSTISMFPVDEKTLEYLELTGRDEEHIDLVREYLETQGLFGEHDPEFTDVVEFDLGEVEPSLAGHKKPHARIPMGDLDEHFPTLLEEEGVIDSGAAESDGGLVAERQPGLDEKVPVTLEDGTEIEIGHGSVLVSAITSCTNTSNPSVMVAAGLLARNAVEAGLEVPDYVKTSLAPGSKVVTEYLEQADLLDDLEALGYHVVGYGCTTCIGNAGPLADPIEAAIDEYGLWTTSVLSGNRNFEARIHPKIRANYLASPPLVVAYGLAGKMDIDLENEPIGTNDDGEAIYLEDVWPDPEEIRQTIHDSVSAELFEAKYASIFEGDERWEALEAPTGDVYEWDDESTYIREPPFFQDFPLEEPGVEDIEGARCLLTLGDTVTTDHISPAGPFSEALPAGRWLAAQGVEPYEFNTYGSRRGNHEVMMRGTFANVRIQNEMLDGKEGGYTIHHPTDEETTVYDASMRYQDEDTPLIVMAGVELGTGSSRDWAAKGTDLLGIRATIGQSYERIYRDNLLGMGVLPLQFTDGEGWAELGLDGSEVFEIRGLEDGLETNAELTVIAEDENGETTEFDVTAQVGTPAAVKYVENGGVLHLVLRRLLTE; this is translated from the coding sequence ATGACTGAAGATACCACCGCTGATCCGTTCGGAGCGATTCGCGAGCTCGAACGGGACGGCGAGACGTACAAGTACGCCGACCTTACCGTGCTCGAGGAGGAAGGACTCTGTGACCTCTCGAGCCTGCCCGTGAGCATCCGCGTGCTGCTCGAGTCCGTCCTGCGGAACGTCGACGGCGAGATGGTGACCGAATCCGACGTGAAAAACGCCGCCTCCTGGCAGCCGGAGGTGCCCGACGTCGAAGTGCCGTTCAGTCCCTCGCGGGTCGTCCTGCAGGATCTGACCGGCGTGCCGGCCGTCGTCGACCTCGCCGCGCTGCGCTCGGCCGCCGACCGCGCGGGCGAAGATCCCACTATCGTCGAACCCGAGGTTCCCTGTGACCTCGTGATCGACCACAGCGTCCAGGTCGACTACTTCGGCAGCGCGGACGCCTACGAGAAGAACGTCGAAATCGAGTACGAGCGCAACGAGGAGCGCTACCGCGCGATCAAGTGGGCCGAACAGGCCTTCGAGGACTTCAACGTCGTACCTCCAGGGACGGGGATCGTCCACCAGGTCAACCTCGAGTACCTCGGTCAGGTCGTCCACGACCGCGAGATCGGCGGCGACCAGTGGCTCCTGCCCGACACCCTGGTCGGCACCGACAGCCACACCCCGATGATCAACGGCATCGGCGTCGTCGGCTGGGGTGTCGGCGGCATCGAAGCCGAGGCCGCACTGCTCGGCCAACCGATCACGATGACCCTGCCCGAAGTGGTGGGCGTCGAACTCACCGGCGAGCTTTCCGAGGGTGTCACCGCGACAGACCTCGTGCTCCACATCACCGAAAAGCTCCGTCAGGTCGGCGTCGTCGACAAGTTCGTCGAATTCTTCGGCCCCGGCGTCTCTCAGCTTTCCGTGGCGGATCGGGCGACCATCTCCAACATGGCCCCCGAGCAGGGGTCGACCATCTCGATGTTCCCCGTCGACGAGAAGACCCTCGAGTACCTCGAGTTGACCGGTCGCGACGAGGAACACATCGACCTCGTGCGCGAGTACCTCGAGACCCAGGGCCTCTTCGGCGAGCACGACCCCGAGTTCACCGATGTTGTCGAATTCGACCTCGGCGAGGTCGAACCCAGCCTCGCCGGCCACAAGAAGCCCCACGCCCGCATCCCGATGGGCGACCTCGACGAGCACTTCCCGACGTTGCTCGAGGAGGAAGGCGTCATCGACTCCGGAGCGGCGGAAAGCGACGGCGGCCTCGTCGCCGAACGCCAGCCCGGCCTCGACGAGAAGGTACCCGTCACGCTCGAGGACGGTACCGAGATCGAGATCGGTCACGGCTCCGTGCTCGTGAGCGCGATCACCTCCTGTACAAACACGTCGAACCCCTCGGTAATGGTCGCCGCGGGTCTGCTCGCGCGCAACGCCGTCGAAGCCGGTCTGGAGGTGCCCGACTACGTCAAGACCAGCCTCGCCCCCGGGAGCAAGGTCGTCACCGAGTATCTCGAACAGGCCGACCTGCTCGACGACCTCGAGGCACTGGGCTACCACGTCGTCGGCTACGGCTGTACGACCTGTATCGGCAACGCCGGCCCGCTAGCCGATCCCATCGAGGCCGCCATCGACGAGTACGGCCTCTGGACGACCAGCGTCCTCTCGGGCAACCGAAACTTCGAGGCCCGGATCCACCCGAAAATCCGCGCGAACTACCTCGCCAGCCCGCCTCTCGTGGTCGCCTACGGCCTCGCCGGCAAGATGGACATCGACCTCGAGAACGAGCCCATCGGCACGAACGACGACGGCGAGGCAATTTACCTCGAGGACGTCTGGCCCGACCCCGAGGAGATCCGACAGACCATCCACGACAGCGTCTCCGCCGAGCTGTTCGAGGCGAAGTACGCGAGCATCTTCGAGGGCGACGAGCGCTGGGAGGCCCTCGAGGCCCCCACGGGCGACGTCTACGAGTGGGACGACGAGTCGACGTACATCCGCGAGCCGCCGTTCTTCCAGGACTTCCCGCTCGAGGAACCCGGCGTCGAGGACATCGAGGGAGCGCGCTGCCTGCTCACCCTCGGTGACACCGTGACGACCGACCACATCAGCCCCGCGGGGCCGTTCAGCGAGGCCCTTCCTGCAGGTCGATGGCTCGCCGCGCAGGGCGTCGAACCCTACGAGTTCAACACCTACGGTTCGCGCCGCGGGAACCACGAGGTCATGATGCGCGGGACGTTCGCGAACGTCCGCATCCAGAACGAGATGCTCGACGGGAAGGAAGGCGGTTACACCATCCATCACCCAACCGACGAGGAGACGACCGTCTACGACGCCAGCATGCGGTATCAGGACGAGGACACGCCGCTGATCGTCATGGCCGGCGTCGAACTCGGTACCGGCTCGAGTCGCGACTGGGCGGCCAAAGGAACCGACCTGCTCGGCATCCGCGCGACCATCGGACAGAGCTACGAGCGGATCTACCGTGACAACCTGCTCGGCATGGGCGTGCTGCCGCTGCAGTTCACAGACGGCGAGGGCTGGGCGGAACTCGGCCTCGACGGCTCCGAAGTGTTCGAGATCCGCGGCCTCGAGGACGGCCTCGAGACGAACGCCGAACTGACGGTGATTGCGGAGGATGAAAACGGCGAGACGACCGAGTTCGACGTCACCGCCCAGGTCGGCACGCCTGCCGCAGTGAAGTACGTCGAGAACGGCGGCGTCCTGCACCTCGTGCTGCGCCGTCTACTGACGGAGTAA
- a CDS encoding thioredoxin domain-containing protein: MDSTEGTPTERNRLEDAPSPYLRQHADNPVNWQPWDEHALETAKAHDVPIFLSIGYSACHWCHVMEEESFEDDGVAELLNDHFVPIKVDREERPDVDSIYMTVCQLVTGRGGWPLSAWLTPDGRPFYVGTYFPREPQRGMPGFRDLLENIGHSWEQDREEMENRADQWTAAARDQLEDTPAPPEGVETPGSDLLESAAGTALRGLDEQHGGWGSSGPKFPQPSRLHLLLRAADRTGRRQSLEAAIKTLDGMATGGLYDHVGDGFHRYCVDRDWTVPHFEKMLYDNAELTRAYLAAYQAVDDDRYADVARRTLAFVERELTHDDGGFFSTLDAQSETPEGEREEGVFYVWTPEEIREALEDDRDADLVCDRYGVTASGNFEGSTVLTISASVAHLAEEYDLERGEVESRLEDARETLFEARKERPRPNRDEKVLAGWNGLMIAAFAEAAIVLGEDAYAETATEALGFVRDRLWDDEAGRLSRRYKDASGSGLTNGDTNGDGTDGEVGIDTESEVGIDTEGEVGIDGYLEDYAFLARGALTCYEATGDVEHLAFALELARVIDAEFRDGDRETLYFTPESGESLVTRPQELDDSSTPSSTGVAVETLLALDHVSDDPFGEIAAAVIDTHASRMQSSPLEYTSLVLAADRLDTGLAELTVAADEVPSAWRDRIGSTFLPDRLLARRPPTDDELEGWLDALDIDADSDLDTEAAPPIWAGREARDGEPTLYACRERTCSPPTHDVEEALEWLLEGGT, encoded by the coding sequence ATGGATTCCACCGAGGGCACCCCTACCGAGCGCAATCGCCTCGAGGACGCGCCCAGTCCCTACCTGCGCCAGCACGCGGACAATCCCGTCAACTGGCAGCCCTGGGACGAGCATGCGCTCGAGACGGCGAAAGCACACGACGTCCCCATCTTCCTCTCGATCGGCTACTCGGCGTGTCACTGGTGTCACGTCATGGAGGAGGAGAGCTTCGAAGACGACGGGGTCGCCGAGTTGCTGAACGACCACTTCGTCCCCATCAAGGTCGACCGTGAAGAGCGCCCCGACGTCGACAGCATCTACATGACCGTCTGCCAGCTGGTGACGGGTCGTGGCGGCTGGCCGCTCTCGGCCTGGCTCACCCCCGACGGACGCCCGTTTTACGTGGGTACCTACTTCCCCAGGGAACCCCAGCGCGGAATGCCCGGGTTCCGTGATCTCCTCGAGAACATCGGCCACTCCTGGGAGCAGGATCGCGAGGAGATGGAAAACCGAGCTGATCAGTGGACGGCCGCGGCGCGCGACCAGCTCGAGGACACCCCCGCACCGCCGGAGGGCGTCGAGACGCCGGGGAGCGACCTGCTCGAGTCGGCCGCCGGCACGGCTCTCCGCGGGCTCGACGAGCAACACGGCGGCTGGGGCTCGAGCGGCCCAAAATTCCCCCAGCCATCGCGGCTCCACTTGCTCCTCCGGGCGGCCGACCGCACCGGCCGGCGTCAGTCGCTCGAGGCGGCGATCAAAACGCTCGACGGGATGGCCACCGGCGGGCTGTACGACCACGTCGGCGACGGCTTCCACCGCTACTGCGTCGACCGGGACTGGACGGTGCCACACTTCGAGAAGATGCTGTACGACAACGCCGAGTTGACGCGGGCGTACCTGGCGGCCTATCAGGCCGTGGACGACGACCGATACGCCGACGTGGCCCGGCGGACGCTCGCGTTCGTCGAGCGCGAACTGACCCACGACGACGGCGGCTTCTTCAGCACGCTCGACGCCCAGAGCGAGACTCCGGAGGGCGAACGCGAGGAAGGGGTTTTCTACGTGTGGACGCCCGAGGAGATCAGGGAGGCGCTCGAAGACGACCGTGACGCGGATCTCGTCTGCGATCGCTACGGCGTGACCGCCTCGGGGAACTTCGAGGGATCGACGGTACTGACCATCTCGGCGTCGGTCGCGCATCTCGCCGAGGAGTACGACCTCGAGCGGGGTGAGGTGGAATCGCGACTCGAAGACGCTCGAGAGACGCTGTTCGAGGCCCGGAAGGAGCGTCCACGGCCGAACAGGGACGAGAAGGTGCTGGCCGGCTGGAACGGGTTGATGATCGCCGCGTTCGCCGAGGCTGCGATCGTTCTCGGCGAGGACGCCTACGCCGAGACGGCGACCGAGGCGCTCGGATTCGTCCGGGATCGGCTCTGGGACGACGAGGCGGGTCGGCTCTCGAGGCGATACAAGGACGCCTCCGGTTCGGGACTGACGAACGGTGATACCAATGGCGACGGTACAGACGGTGAGGTCGGTATTGACACCGAGAGCGAGGTCGGTATTGACACCGAGGGCGAGGTCGGCATCGACGGCTACCTCGAGGATTACGCCTTCCTCGCTCGCGGCGCGCTGACGTGCTACGAGGCGACCGGCGACGTCGAACACCTGGCGTTCGCCCTCGAGCTGGCGAGGGTGATCGATGCGGAGTTCAGGGACGGCGACCGGGAGACGTTGTATTTCACCCCAGAGAGCGGCGAGTCGCTCGTCACGCGACCGCAGGAACTCGACGATTCGTCGACGCCCTCCTCGACCGGCGTCGCCGTCGAAACCCTGCTCGCGCTGGATCACGTGTCCGACGACCCATTTGGCGAGATCGCCGCGGCCGTGATCGACACTCACGCCAGCCGGATGCAGTCGAGTCCGCTCGAGTACACGAGCCTCGTCCTCGCAGCGGATCGACTCGACACCGGACTCGCGGAGCTGACGGTCGCGGCCGACGAGGTGCCCTCCGCCTGGCGCGACCGGATCGGCTCGACGTTCCTCCCCGACCGGTTGCTCGCCCGTCGTCCACCGACTGACGACGAACTCGAGGGCTGGCTCGACGCGCTCGACATCGACGCTGATTCCGACCTCGATACCGAAGCCGCCCCGCCGATCTGGGCCGGCCGGGAGGCTCGAGACGGCGAACCGACGCTGTACGCCTGCCGGGAGCGGACGTGCTCGCCGCCGACCCACGACGTCGAGGAAGCGCTCGAGTGGCTGCTCGAGGGCGGTACGTAA
- a CDS encoding TlpA family protein disulfide reductase — protein sequence MTLETMRPNPTWDSASYEDTVDTLAAHRDDLTYLVWGGDWCKDCRALLPDFGAALEAADIPENRIEELAVDTDKEGPKVDAYDVEYIPTIVVEADDGTEVARFVESEALPPAVFIAEEIEAALETTN from the coding sequence ATGACGCTCGAGACCATGCGCCCGAACCCGACCTGGGACAGCGCCTCCTACGAGGACACCGTCGACACCCTCGCGGCCCACCGCGACGACCTGACGTACCTCGTGTGGGGCGGTGACTGGTGTAAGGACTGCCGCGCGCTGCTCCCGGACTTCGGGGCGGCGCTCGAGGCGGCAGATATTCCGGAAAATCGAATCGAGGAACTCGCCGTCGACACGGACAAGGAGGGGCCGAAGGTCGACGCCTACGACGTCGAGTACATTCCGACGATCGTCGTCGAAGCCGACGACGGCACCGAGGTCGCCCGATTCGTCGAGAGCGAAGCGCTCCCGCCAGCGGTCTTCATCGCCGAGGAGATCGAGGCGGCGCTCGAGACCACGAACTGA
- a CDS encoding PLP-dependent cysteine synthase family protein translates to MKGSILDTIGSPLVQVESPEGATVAAKVESFNPGGSAKDRPAVAMVRAAEREGVLEPGDHIVEPTSGNTGIGLALVCAARGYDLTIVMSASKSKERQQLMAAYGASLELIDGDMEAARKRANEIEAEGAVQLGQFENPANPEAHYLTTGEEIVEQVGDRTIDAFVAGVGTGGTLSGVGRRLREEFPEMEIVAVEPQRNAVLSTGEAGQDDFQGMGPGFVSDNLDTDLIDRIETVALEDAEVECRRLAREEGILVGQSSGATSLVSQAVARDIADPGLECPEVPDAFDGELARATQTDGGSDVDDCPLVVTVFWDSGERYLSTGLFDR, encoded by the coding sequence ATGAAAGGCAGTATCCTGGACACGATCGGTTCCCCGCTCGTCCAGGTCGAGTCGCCGGAGGGTGCGACGGTCGCCGCCAAAGTCGAGTCGTTCAACCCCGGCGGCTCGGCGAAGGATCGGCCCGCCGTAGCGATGGTTCGAGCCGCCGAACGCGAGGGCGTCCTCGAGCCGGGCGATCACATCGTCGAACCGACGAGCGGCAATACAGGTATCGGCCTCGCGCTCGTCTGCGCCGCCCGGGGGTACGACCTGACGATCGTCATGTCGGCGTCGAAGTCGAAAGAGCGCCAGCAGCTCATGGCCGCCTACGGTGCGAGCCTCGAGTTGATCGATGGCGATATGGAAGCCGCCCGCAAGCGCGCAAACGAGATCGAAGCCGAGGGTGCGGTACAGCTGGGACAGTTCGAGAATCCGGCGAATCCGGAGGCCCACTACCTGACGACGGGGGAGGAGATCGTCGAACAGGTCGGCGACCGCACCATCGACGCGTTCGTCGCCGGCGTCGGTACCGGCGGGACGCTGTCGGGGGTAGGCCGTCGACTCCGCGAAGAGTTCCCCGAGATGGAGATCGTCGCCGTCGAACCCCAACGCAACGCCGTCCTCTCGACCGGCGAAGCAGGGCAGGACGACTTTCAGGGGATGGGTCCCGGCTTCGTCAGCGACAACCTCGACACCGATCTCATCGACCGAATTGAGACCGTCGCACTCGAGGACGCCGAAGTCGAGTGTCGTCGACTCGCTCGCGAGGAGGGGATACTGGTGGGGCAATCGAGCGGGGCGACGAGTCTCGTTTCCCAGGCGGTCGCGCGCGACATCGCCGACCCCGGGCTCGAGTGTCCGGAGGTGCCCGACGCGTTCGACGGCGAACTCGCTCGAGCGACCCAGACCGACGGTGGGAGCGACGTCGACGACTGTCCGCTGGTGGTCACCGTCTTCTGGGACAGCGGGGAGCGATACCTCTCGACGGGTCTGTTCGATCGGTAA
- a CDS encoding DUF5804 family protein, translating to MTRVCFVGSPDVTLQYELLSRETSREALATYDLARPFENSIAVRTVSLGAAVSLCNDLQWYIVRFVDEVLIQEPSVSDEEWLSRNLAVALRNGDIEPEDTGEHLKLFGLERPDATPATDQAATVTGEGEEPQTDSDPTSSAESGSSEATDPSPGTATVRPKLVEPLYVRRVDGEVPEYDLRDVEDTLVVRLTESEFSP from the coding sequence GTGACGCGCGTCTGCTTCGTCGGTTCCCCCGACGTCACCCTGCAGTACGAGCTCCTCTCCCGAGAGACGTCTCGAGAGGCGCTCGCGACCTACGACCTGGCGCGCCCGTTCGAAAACTCCATCGCCGTCCGGACGGTCAGCCTCGGCGCGGCCGTCTCGCTCTGTAACGACCTCCAGTGGTACATCGTGCGGTTCGTCGACGAGGTACTGATCCAGGAACCGAGCGTGAGCGACGAAGAGTGGCTCTCGCGAAACCTCGCCGTGGCCCTCCGAAACGGTGACATCGAGCCAGAGGACACCGGTGAGCACCTGAAACTGTTCGGCCTCGAACGGCCCGACGCGACTCCTGCAACTGATCAGGCAGCCACCGTGACTGGCGAGGGGGAGGAGCCACAGACCGATTCGGATCCGACCTCGAGTGCCGAGAGCGGGTCGTCTGAAGCCACTGATCCGTCCCCCGGAACCGCCACCGTCCGCCCGAAACTCGTCGAACCGCTCTACGTCCGCCGGGTCGACGGCGAGGTACCCGAATACGACCTCCGCGACGTCGAGGACACGCTGGTCGTCCGACTCACCGAGTCGGAGTTTTCGCCGTAG
- a CDS encoding SufS family cysteine desulfurase translates to MTRSIRADFPILEREIDGHPLVYLDNAATTQTPRPVYEVFEEYFTGYNANVHRGIHTLSHEASVAYEEAHDRLAKFVGASGGRKEMIFTKGATESINLVAYGLGLNELEPGDQIVTTEMEHHASMVTWQQVAKKTGADIEYIRVTEDGHLDVEHAKSLIGPETAILSVVHVSNVLGTINPVEALAAMAHEHDAYVVVDGAQSAPNRPVDVESMGADFFAFSGHKMAGPTGIGGLYGKQAILEEMEPFLFGGEMIRHVTFTRSSWNELPWKFEAGTPPIAEGIALAAAADYLEAIGMDAIAAHENELAQYALEALEARDDVTTYGPPLGEERSGLVAFNVDGVHGHDLSSLLNDRGIAVRAGDHCTQPLHDKLDIPGSVRASFYVYNTTEEIDRLLEAIDDAPAKLEAYLRSGRYHERLVDHHENPRNAGGLEDATLVKSSEETSCGDDGEFHVDVTADGTIEDVAFESESCAVSSAVASILSTELVGMTVEEVADLEGMIVDHLEGQYPSLRHECVVGPEDVIRTAAQEYLETLER, encoded by the coding sequence ATGACACGGTCGATTCGAGCTGATTTTCCGATCCTCGAGCGTGAAATCGACGGCCACCCCCTCGTCTACCTCGACAACGCGGCGACGACTCAGACGCCGCGACCTGTCTACGAGGTGTTCGAGGAGTACTTCACGGGGTACAACGCGAACGTCCACCGCGGCATCCACACGCTGAGCCACGAAGCTTCGGTGGCCTACGAGGAGGCTCACGACCGCCTCGCCAAGTTCGTCGGTGCGAGCGGCGGTCGAAAGGAGATGATCTTCACGAAGGGGGCGACCGAGAGCATCAACCTCGTCGCCTACGGACTGGGACTGAACGAACTGGAGCCCGGCGATCAGATCGTGACGACGGAGATGGAACACCACGCCTCGATGGTGACCTGGCAGCAGGTCGCGAAGAAGACCGGTGCCGACATCGAGTACATCCGCGTGACCGAGGACGGCCACCTCGACGTGGAACACGCCAAATCCCTCATCGGCCCGGAGACGGCGATCCTCTCGGTGGTGCACGTCTCGAACGTCCTCGGGACGATCAACCCCGTCGAAGCCCTCGCTGCAATGGCCCACGAACACGACGCCTACGTGGTCGTCGACGGGGCCCAGTCCGCACCCAACCGACCGGTCGACGTCGAGTCGATGGGTGCCGATTTCTTCGCCTTTTCGGGACACAAGATGGCCGGCCCGACCGGGATCGGCGGCCTCTACGGCAAGCAAGCGATCCTCGAGGAGATGGAGCCGTTCCTCTTCGGCGGCGAGATGATCCGTCACGTCACGTTCACTCGCTCGAGCTGGAACGAACTCCCCTGGAAATTCGAAGCCGGCACCCCGCCAATCGCGGAGGGGATCGCCCTGGCGGCCGCCGCCGACTACCTCGAGGCGATCGGGATGGACGCCATCGCCGCCCACGAGAACGAACTGGCGCAGTACGCGCTCGAGGCACTCGAGGCGCGTGACGACGTGACGACGTACGGGCCGCCCCTGGGCGAGGAGCGCTCGGGCCTCGTCGCGTTCAACGTCGACGGCGTCCACGGCCACGACCTCTCCTCGCTGTTGAACGACCGGGGAATTGCCGTCCGTGCGGGCGATCACTGTACCCAGCCGCTGCACGACAAACTCGACATACCCGGCTCCGTCCGAGCATCGTTCTACGTCTACAACACGACCGAGGAGATCGATCGACTGCTCGAGGCGATCGACGACGCCCCGGCGAAACTCGAGGCCTACTTGCGTTCCGGTCGCTACCACGAGCGGCTGGTCGACCACCACGAGAACCCGCGCAACGCCGGCGGTCTCGAGGACGCCACGCTGGTCAAATCCTCCGAGGAGACCTCCTGTGGGGACGACGGCGAGTTCCACGTGGACGTCACCGCAGATGGAACGATCGAGGACGTCGCCTTCGAGAGCGAGAGCTGTGCGGTCAGCAGCGCCGTCGCGAGCATCCTCTCGACGGAGCTCGTGGGGATGACCGTCGAGGAGGTCGCCGACCTCGAGGGTATGATCGTCGACCATCTCGAGGGGCAGTACCCGTCGCTGCGTCACGAGTGCGTGGTCGGGCCGGAGGACGTGATTCGGACGGCTGCACAGGAGTACCTCGAGACATTGGAGCGGTAG